The Polyangium aurulentum genomic interval ACACGGAGCACATGCGCGCGCGCGCGGGGAAGCTCGGCGTGGACGAGGCGGACATCGAAGACGTGGTCGCAGACGCCCTGGTCGTCGCGTGCCAGCAAAAACAAGGCAGGCCGCCGCCCGAGGAGGTCGGCCGCGTCATTCTATGGCTGCTCGCGCTCGTCGAGCAGCAGGTGAAAGCCTACTGGACGAGGCAGAGCCGAGGGGCGCGCGAGCCTTTGATGGAAGACCCCGCCACGGTCGAACGGACGGCCGCGGACGAGCGAGACCCGATCGGCACATGGGACCTCCAGGATTGGATCCTGAAGGCCATCCCGAAGGTGCCCGAGCCCCTTTGCAGCGTCGTCCTCGCGTGCGACGCCCAAGGGGACAAGGTCCCGGCGTTCGCGAAAAAGCACGGGACCAACCCGAAGACGGTGGAGACGTGGCTCCATCGCGGGCGAATCGCGTTTCGCGAGGCCCTGCGAAACCTCGACAAACCGAGGCGGCGCTCCGGCGTGCTCCTTCCCTTCGGGCTCGACCTGGGCCTGCGGCCGCTGGGGCTCCTGCGCCGCGCAATGCAACTGCTCGGCAGCTCGCTCCGGTTGCTCCCGAACGTCGCGGTCGCGGTCGCGCTCCTCGCGGTCACGCCATCGCCGCCTCGCGCATCCGCGCGCGAGCCGGATCGAAGCGCGTCCACGTGGGAGCCCGTCCAGATCCACGCCGAGCCCCCGCCCGAGCCCCGACCCGCATTGCCTGCTCCTCGCAGCCAGGAGCCCGCGACAAGAGCGCAATCCCCCGCGCCGCGCATCCCGAGCGCGACGAAGTCACGACCCCAGCAGCGCGCGCCCATGCGCGCCGACCCGGATTG includes:
- a CDS encoding RNA polymerase sigma factor, whose amino-acid sequence is MRNDRQDQPKEMRIVDRQTPNDDLGRYTEHMRARAGKLGVDEADIEDVVADALVVACQQKQGRPPPEEVGRVILWLLALVEQQVKAYWTRQSRGAREPLMEDPATVERTAADERDPIGTWDLQDWILKAIPKVPEPLCSVVLACDAQGDKVPAFAKKHGTNPKTVETWLHRGRIAFREALRNLDKPRRRSGVLLPFGLDLGLRPLGLLRRAMQLLGSSLRLLPNVAVAVALLAVTPSPPRASAREPDRSASTWEPVQIHAEPPPEPRPALPAPRSQEPATRAQSPAPRIPSATKSRPQQRAPMRADPDCGSLMAIKAALRRGDFARARALLDAGGCAADATERAMLGSTARR